A section of the Spirosoma pollinicola genome encodes:
- a CDS encoding TetR/AcrR family transcriptional regulator: protein MNNEISKADRTRQFIIETTAGVFNTKGYAGTSIADLTDVTGLTKGSIYGNFANKEEVALAAFDYNLSLIQRATQQQMSQALSCQQKLLVYAQVYHSFNQKGFPVGGCPILNTATEADDTNNQLKEKAEKAVLAWKQTIVEIINTGMASGEFKAKVEPESTALAMIALIEGGIMIAKVTNNPASLNKILKTLEGLINQLVD from the coding sequence ATGAATAACGAGATCTCAAAAGCCGACCGGACCCGCCAGTTCATCATTGAGACAACAGCCGGGGTATTCAATACGAAAGGGTATGCCGGCACGTCGATTGCGGATTTGACCGACGTTACGGGGCTGACCAAAGGGAGTATTTATGGAAACTTCGCCAACAAAGAAGAAGTAGCCCTGGCTGCCTTTGATTATAACCTCTCGTTGATTCAGCGGGCGACTCAGCAACAAATGAGCCAGGCCCTCTCCTGCCAGCAGAAACTGTTGGTATATGCGCAGGTGTATCATAGTTTCAATCAGAAAGGGTTTCCCGTTGGGGGCTGTCCCATTCTGAACACCGCAACCGAAGCCGATGATACCAACAACCAGTTGAAAGAAAAAGCCGAGAAAGCGGTTCTGGCCTGGAAACAAACTATCGTCGAGATCATTAACACGGGCATGGCCTCGGGAGAATTTAAGGCCAAGGTGGAGCCCGAATCGACGGCATTAGCCATGATTGCCTTAATTGAAGGGGGCATCATGATCGCTAAAGTGACCAACAATCCGGCCAGCCTGAATAAAATTCTAAAGACCCTGGAAGGTCTCATTAATCA